One Babylonia areolata isolate BAREFJ2019XMU chromosome 27, ASM4173473v1, whole genome shotgun sequence DNA window includes the following coding sequences:
- the LOC143301533 gene encoding uncharacterized protein LOC143301533, with amino-acid sequence MTMPTTTAQQSPMQWCVAPTLPVFTGEPGETSAEDFVTEAERVLAAYPMGDEMAAYFIYSHLQGTARRELMLRDLEDTNTPEKVTGILLGVFGDGRRVTTLLSILFSRVQQPEESIMDYSHAVRSMERAIQMKTTGALTADMLRDHFISGLRNTLLKRELRQVVRREPQTTFIQVRDEALRLQRELEEDQQQQQAREQMARLGDKLLLLEGKFRSMQGLVSGLVGQRDEVLVKNRAVGKKKRKKVR; translated from the coding sequence ATGACCATGCctactaccacagcacagcagtcccccatgcagtggtgtgtggcacccacactgccagtgttcactggtgagccaggtgagacgtcggctgaggacttcgtcactgaggcggagagggtcctggccgcataccccatgggagacgagatggctgcatacttcatctacagccatctgcagggaaccgcacgcagggagctgatgctgcgggacctggaggacaccaacaccccagagaaggtgaccggcattctgctgggggtgtttggTGACggacggcgtgtcaccacactgctgtccatacttttcagcagggtacagcagccggaggagtccatcatggactactctcatgctgtgcgcagcatggagagagccatccagatgaagacgactggggccctcaccgctgacatgctgagggaccacttcatcagtggcctccggaacaccttgttgaaaagggagctgcgccaggtagtgaggcgagagcctcaaaccaccttcatccaggtgagggatgaagccctgaggctgcagagagagctggaagaggaccaacaacagcaacaggccagggaacagatggcacgactgggggacaaactgttgttgttagagggaaaattcaggtccatgcaggggctagtgtcaggtctagttggtcagagagatgaggttttagttaagaacagggctgtgggcaaaaagaaaaggaagaaagtcagatga